Below is a genomic region from Deltaproteobacteria bacterium.
CATTTTATTGCTGTTTTCAATGTTTCAATAAATATGTCTTCGCTGCGGATGTTGTGGTCAGCAGGCAGCACAATCATAATCGGATCGGTTTTTGTCTTCTTAAGATAAACTGCTGCAAGGCCTATTGCAGGCGCTGTGTTCCTGCCAAACGGCTCTGTAATTATTTTTAGCCGGCCTTTGTCCTCCCCCTTTATCCCCCTCATGGAGGGGGATAGGGGGAGGAGACCCTTAAGATGGATGCTTAAATCAAACGTCAGCTTTTCACTTGTTACAATAGAGATATTCTCCTCTGGCACAAAGCCGCGAAGCCTTTTTATTGTCTGTCTGATCATTGTGTCTTCGCCAACTATCTTTAACATCTGCTTTGGAGAACTCTCTCTGGACAGCGGCCAGAACCTTGTGCCTGCGCCGCCTGCCATAACCACGGCATGGATATTTTTGTTTGCAGGTTTCATATCACAGTGTCTCCTTCTACCTAACCCTCTCCAAGATATGCAGCCCTAAGTTGAGGATTTTTCAAAAGGGTATCTGCATCGCCTTGCATAACAACCCTTCCTGTCTCCAGAACATAGCCTTTATTTGCAAGCCGCAGCGCTGCATTGGCATTCTGCTCCACAAGAAGGATTGTCATACCTTCCTGATTTATCCTTTTTATTATCTCAAAGATTCTATCAACCATCATAGGCGCCAGCCCCAAAGACGGCTCGTCTAATAAAATGAGTTTCGGTCTTGCGATTAAGGCCCTTGCTATCGCAAGCATCTGCTGTTCGCCGCCGCTTAATGTCCCGCCGTATTGTTTAAGCCTCTCTTTCAATATCGGGAAATATGCAAATATATTTTCCATATCTTCTGTAACGGTTTTTCTGACCTCTGACCCCTGACCCCTGACCCCTGTTTTTATATACGCCCCCATTTCCATATTTTCCATAACAGTCAATTGCGGAAATATTCTTCTTCCCTCGGGAACATGAGATATGCCCATTTCAACAACAACATGCGTTGGAAGGCCATCTATCCTTTTACCCAAAAACTCTATCTTACCCTTCTTGGGACAAAGGACGGCTGAAATGGTGTTTAGCATTGTTGACTTGCCTGCGCCGTTTGCGC
It encodes:
- a CDS encoding ABC transporter ATP-binding protein, with amino-acid sequence MLKLSHIYTAYGNIEALKDVSIDVSQGGIAAIIGANGAGKSTMLNTISAVLCPKKGKIEFLGKRIDGLPTHVVVEMGISHVPEGRRIFPQLTVMENMEMGAYIKTGVRGQGSEVRKTVTEDMENIFAYFPILKERLKQYGGTLSGGEQQMLAIARALIARPKLILLDEPSLGLAPMMVDRIFEIIKRINQEGMTILLVEQNANAALRLANKGYVLETGRVVMQGDADTLLKNPQLRAAYLGEG